From one Pecten maximus chromosome 8, xPecMax1.1, whole genome shotgun sequence genomic stretch:
- the LOC117332691 gene encoding uncharacterized protein LOC117332691: MPKDKTHTSTKMRAVPYEKVPRKESTSNGASSYQARTEVKSIEQNYQHVQESNMDDDLVISTEWKLNVLLDKISQSLKEEDLPRMKFYCRAGTIGRKALSEAVNPLMFFQLLMDNEFLNCNNLLHLQAMIWHIGRKDLYKDMVAFARECRRQPLYFFTPKIKPVNGYKHVKFHIGGSETNRREVENLRGVVAELLCVQHEDVMLVGFEPSNSIIITFMVPEEAIETLYDLEPEDRSVLKSMKVDYIFQDEQEIPLIGEKMQKPTTISQIEATSKLLRDRDQLTSKLGKLQSLLQKRNEELRQAKVNEKLLQQSRDQAFIAFMTLLNNHRPTTTAIDSLVNKSGMVYFRHSLQTFRSKFPDEMDAIETLLEAKELLACKAERDAWRQHTESIRLLNQLETNSLRIQHTMAITKLQGISYNQKPPVLYPNGHVTTQNRTIQVDVAMVTEQVQTGDLPKDMQIEPAKKVFNSKVIRAFEDISNMLNLAQKKSLLRQSGISESDEHKYLKNNGQFMQHLYRAKPAEQVIDELEFALKTCRQLDDKKLDEGVYKVVMSVVKYRDEQCAMLQ, translated from the exons ATGCCTAAAGACAAAACACACACGTCAACAAAAATGAGAGCCGTGCCATATGAAAAAGTGCCCCGTAAGGAATCAACATCAAATGGAGCAAGCTCTTATCAAGCCCGGACAGAAGTGAAGTCGATTGAGCAGAACTATCAGCATGTTcaag AATCCAACATGGACGACGACTTAGTCATATCGACCGAGTGGAAATTGAATGTACTATTAGACAAAATTTCTCAGTCCCTTAAGGAGGAGGACTTACCAAGAATGAAATTTTACTGCAGAG CCGGAACTATTGGACGAAAAGCATTGAGCGAAGCAGTGAATCCACTCATGTTCTTCCAGTTGCTGATGGATAACGAGTTTTTAAATTGCAACAATCTTCTACACTTGCAAGCAATGATTTGGCATATCGGCAGGAAAGATCTATACAAAGATATGGTAGCATTTGCGAGAGAGTGTCGTCGACAGCCATTGTATTTTTTCACACCCAAGATAAAGCCAG TCAATGGGTACAAACACGTGAAATTCCATATCGGAGGGTCAGAAACAAACAGGCGAGAAGTAGAAAATCTGAGAGGCGTTGTAGCAGAGCTACTTTGCGTACAACACGAAGATGTGATGCTGGTTGGCTTTGAACCTTCAAACAGCATCATCATTACCTTTATGGTACCTGAAGAAGCGATTGAAACGTTGTATGACTTAGAACCAGAAGACAGGAGTGTGCTTAAATCCATGAAAGTTGATTACATATTTCAAGATGAACAAGAGATACCCTTAATTG gtgaAAAAATGCAAAAGCCTACCACAATATCGCAAATAGAAGCAACATCGAAACTTTTGAGAGATCGAGATCAGTTGACTTCCAAGTTAGGGAAACTGCAATCTTTACTTCAGAAAAGAAATGAGGAGTTACGTCAGGCAAAAGTGAATGAAAAACTTTTGCAACAGAGTAGGGACCAAGCTTTCATTGCTTTTATGACTCTCCTGAACAACCATCGACCGACTACGACGGCTATCGATTCTCTTGTTAACAAGAGTGGCATGGTATACTTCCGACATAGCCTTCAAACGTTTAGGTCGAAATTTCCAGACGAAATGGATGCCATTGAAACATTATTAGAAGCAAAGGAGCTACTTGCTTGCAAGGCTGAAAGAGATGCATGGAGGCAACATACTGAATCTATACGACTTTTGAATCAACTTGAGACAAATTCATTAAGGATTCAACACACAATGGCCATCACCAAGCTTCAAGGTATAAGCTACAATCAGAAACCACCAGTACTGTATCCCAATGGACATGTAACCACACAGAACAGAACCATTCAAGTTGATGTAGCAATGGTGACAGAACAGGTTCAGACAGGAGACTTACCAAAAGACATGCAAATTGAACCAGCCAAAAAAGTATTTAACTCAAaag tcaTTAGAGCTTTTGAAGACATATCCAATATGCTGAATCTTGCACAAAAGAAGAGCCTACTCAGACAGTCGGGGATAAGCGAGTCGGACGAACATAAATATTTGAAGAACAATGGGCAGTTCATGCAACACTTGTATCGTGCGAAACCAGCCGAACAAGTGATAGATGAAT TGGAATTTGCTCTGAAAACGTGTCGTCAATTGGACGATAAGAAGCTAGACGAAGGAGTCTACAAGGTTGTGATGAGTGTTGTCAAATATCGCGACGAGCAATGTGCCATGTTACAGTGA
- the LOC117332171 gene encoding uncharacterized protein LOC117332171 yields MQRCQLQVTNFNILEDSFDMSDGERPEEATEPSFDAHGEPAEDSILDDQPTTYEVLAKGTTRGKPLLVSSDGYTYTVKRTNKSTTIWTCSIRSKNIRCYASIVAKGTQFNRGPQEHVHPPEPRKTAKAKVTMKAKQVAEDNLFRASMTIVESTITEELEAQHRFLAPKRSNLKRVVNLYRARRRPEEPADLAFVLNREFLQCDDFILADITSDGQRHLVFASPFQLRILRQAKQCIIRFSSIINVFQLTSIHDFVIIDGKKKQFPLVFVLMSCRRKSDYVRVLTAIRDRLGDCQVEQCMLDFEQAAWQAIREVLPGVTLRGCIFHLTQELWRHIQELGLSRTYRERGATHNFIWMILALPFLPSHQIRPTFDAFRARCPAEPGHPLSQFVEYVRSQWIDSATFPPTTWSAFESSVRTNNDVEGWHNRLNRKTDNHPAMYVLIPLLQKEAAAVEAQIVSEDIERDNRRAYTAIEKKLRGATEKYMNNTLSTTGFLKAVAAVYVCGRDM; encoded by the exons ATGCAGAGGTGTCAGCTCCAGGTTACCAACTTTAATATCCTTGAAGATTCCTTTGACATGTCCGATGGGGAGAGACCGGAGGAAGCAACGGAGCC GTCATTTGATGCACATGGGGAGCCAGCAGAGGACAGCATCCTGGACGACCAGCCCACCACATACGAGGTACTTGCCAAAGGAACTACCCGCGGGAAGCCTCTACTGGTGTCAAGTGATgggtatacatatacagtaaag AGGACCAACAAGTCGACGACCATATGGACTTGCAGCATTAGATCAAAGAATATTCGTTGTTATGCCTCCATTGTTGCAAAGGGCACCCAGTTCAACCGAGGACCACAAGAACATGTTCACCCACCGGAGCCCAGGAAAACAGCAAAGGCTAAGGTTACCATGAAG GCCAAGCAGGTAGCTGAGGATAATCTTTTCCGGGCGTCTATGACGATAGTAGAATCAACCATAACGGAAGAGCTGGAAGCACAGCATCGTTTCTTGGCGCCCAAGAGGAGCAACCTGAAGAGAGTTGTGAACCTCTACAGAGCCAGGCGAAGACCAGAGGAACCAGCAGATTTGGCCTTCGTA TTGAACAGGGAATTCCTCCAATGCGACGACTTCATATTAGCAGATATCACCTCCGATGGCCAGAGGCATTTGGTGTTTGCATCGCCTTTCCAGCTCCGGATTCTACGACAGGCTAAACAGTG TATTATTAGATTCAGTTCAATTATTAATGTGTTTCAATTAACGTCTATTCACGACTTTGTCATCATCGATGGAAAGAAGAAACAGTTTCCGCttgtgtttgtgttgatgtCTTGTCGACGGAAGTCAGACTACGTTCGG GTTTTGACGGCTATCAGAGATAGATTGGGTGACTGCCAGGTTGAGCAATGTATGCTCGACTTTGAGCAAG CTGCTTGGCAGGCCATTAGAGAGGTTTTACCTGGTGTGACTCTTCGCGGCTGCATTTTTCATCTGACACAAGAATTGTGGCGACACATCCAGGAACTTGGACTGTCACGCACATACAGAGAAAGGGGAGCCACCCACAACTTCATCTGGATGATCCTGGCCTTACCATTTCTGCCATCTCATCAGATCCGCCCCACATTTGATGCTTTCAGAGCACGTTGCCCTGCAGAGCCTGGTCACCCTCTTAGCCAGTTTGTAGAGTACGTGAGGAGCCAGTGGATTGACTCTGCCACTTTCCCGCCGACAACTTGGTCAGCCTTTGAATCATCGGTCCGAACCAACAATGACGTTGAAG GCTGGCACAACCGATTGAACAGGAAGACAGACAACCACCCAGCTATGTATGTCCTGATTCCACTACTCCAGAAGGAAGCCGCAGCAGTGGAGGCCCAGATCGTGTCAGAGGACATCGAGCGTGATAACAGACGGGCATACACtgctattgagaagaagctgaGGGGTGCCACAGAGAAGTACATGAACAACACATTGTCAACGACAGGCTTTCTAAAGGCGGTGGCAGCAGTTTATGTTTGTGGTAGGGACATGTAG